One part of the Musa acuminata AAA Group cultivar baxijiao chromosome BXJ1-5, Cavendish_Baxijiao_AAA, whole genome shotgun sequence genome encodes these proteins:
- the LOC135673266 gene encoding A-agglutinin anchorage subunit-like isoform X2 — protein METLSLIDVSSEDDLLTSPHCGDPNDQSSSGESQVKTFKQMEQAIQEAELKQLKSGKLRLRKSLDWDRDFFTSEGVLNHEELATLNSTFKKTEAYSLPTILEDARRKAESNSTLDNDSWALENLEVDLFENVGACKQKALVNGEKALSLLHSSKKNNPVKEDEQPHGSSVKFEPFSHIKNKSHMPSERQGVNRHLHKHNSGGATVVTNVAADRTTRSKALSKPTRVLSGATMPSMPAKTRFFPENTQIRISNTKDKPGNVLMHKSSIVSKKINEGPSSGNSKSFQSSKSTLKLVSNSSDKEKSPLKMTGMTSTSRTISCPSSSGSITKKASTRTGGITIRRNASDPAIFPNSAVNLSSSTSPSSSFDSVAAGSSSPTLFATEVSSSSPLLEGTDNDKVCSPSLKSCQNFKYGGNQLCRLRSTGSSSYDELTSEASRRNHPRSFTNKSSEAKCYGSSAKKTLTSQTCNKQPNFPKATIGTSKTDSVNKGKPSKIQDTTLATQNKTITSDSRQTQSTARKYRILIS, from the exons ATGGAGACGCTCTCCCTGATCGACGTCTCGTCGGAGGACGACCTCCTTACGTCCCCCCATTGCGGTGATCCCAACGATCAGAGCTCTTCAG GTGAGAGTCAAGTTAAAACATTCAAGCAGATGGAACAAGCAATCCAGGAGGCAGAGCTAAAACAATTAAAATCTGGCAAACTCCGCTTACGGAAAAGTTTAGATTGGGATAGAGACTTTTTTACAAGTGAAG GAGTTCTGAATCATGAAGAACTGGCCACTTTAAACAGCACATTCAAGAAGACTGAAGCATATTCACTTCCTACAATTCTGGAAGATGCAAGGAGAAAAGCAGAGTCAAACTCAACTTTAGATAATGATAGCTGGGCTCTGGAAAATCTTGAAGTAGATTTGTTCGAAAATGTAGGAGCTTGCAAACAGAAGGCTCTTGTTAACGGTGAAAAGGCATTGAGCTTGCTACATTCCAGCAAGAAAAACAATCCAGTGAAGGAAGATGAACAGCCCCATGGAT CATCAGTGAAATTTGAACCATTTTCTCACATTAAG AACAAGTCTCACATGCCATCGGAAAGACAAGGTGTTAACCGCCATCTCCATAAGCATAATTCTGGAGGGGCCACTGTTGTTACAAATGTG GCTGCTGATAGAACTACTCGTTCAAAGGCTCTGTCAAAGCCAACAAGAGTTTTGTCTGGGGCAACTATGCCATCAATGCCAGCAAAGACGAGATTTTTTCCTGAAAACACCCAAATAAGAATTAGTAATACGAAAGATAAACCag GCAATGTGTTAATGCATAAATCTAGTATCGtctcaaaaaaaataaatgaaggcCCTTCCAGTGGCAATTCTAAGTCCTTCCAATCATCAAAATCTACTTTGAAGTTGGTCAGCAATTCATCCGACAAAGAAAAATCTCCTTTGAAGATGACAGGGATGACAAGCACATCTAGAACTATCAGTTGCCCTTCTTCATCTGGATCAATCACTAAGAAGGCATCTACCAGGACAGGCGGAATAACTATCCGCAGAAATGCAAGTGATCCTGCAATATTCCCAAACTCTGCTGTCAACTTATCTTCAAGTACTTCTCCAAGTAGTTCCTTTGACAGTGTTGCTGCAGGATCATCATCGCCAACCCTTTTTGCTACTGAAGTCAGTTCATCATCCCCATTGTTGGAAGGCACTGATAATGACAAAGTTTGCTCACCAAGTCTTAAATCATGTCAAAATTTCAAATATGGTGGAAACCAACTATGCAGACTGCGTAGTACTGGAAGTTCTTCGTATGATGAACTAACATCTGAAGCATCAAGAAGGAATCATCCAAGAAGCTTCACTAATAAGAGCTCCGAAGCAAAATGCTATGGATCTTCAGCA AAGAAAACACTAACCTCACAGACTTGCAACAAGCAGCCCAATTTCCCGAAAGCTACCATTGGAACCTCTAAGACTGATTCAGTGAACAAAGGAAAACCCAGTAAGATACAAGATACCACACTTGCTACTCAGAACAAGACCATCACTTCTGATTCTCGGCAAACTCAATCTACTGCTCGTAAGTACAGAATCCTGATCTCTTAA
- the LOC135673266 gene encoding A-agglutinin anchorage subunit-like isoform X1, with protein METLSLIDVSSEDDLLTSPHCGDPNDQSSSDGSMCLFLTFDCFRIVRNASCVLEFPFTAVLGESQVKTFKQMEQAIQEAELKQLKSGKLRLRKSLDWDRDFFTSEGVLNHEELATLNSTFKKTEAYSLPTILEDARRKAESNSTLDNDSWALENLEVDLFENVGACKQKALVNGEKALSLLHSSKKNNPVKEDEQPHGSSVKFEPFSHIKNKSHMPSERQGVNRHLHKHNSGGATVVTNVAADRTTRSKALSKPTRVLSGATMPSMPAKTRFFPENTQIRISNTKDKPGNVLMHKSSIVSKKINEGPSSGNSKSFQSSKSTLKLVSNSSDKEKSPLKMTGMTSTSRTISCPSSSGSITKKASTRTGGITIRRNASDPAIFPNSAVNLSSSTSPSSSFDSVAAGSSSPTLFATEVSSSSPLLEGTDNDKVCSPSLKSCQNFKYGGNQLCRLRSTGSSSYDELTSEASRRNHPRSFTNKSSEAKCYGSSAKKTLTSQTCNKQPNFPKATIGTSKTDSVNKGKPSKIQDTTLATQNKTITSDSRQTQSTARKYRILIS; from the exons ATGGAGACGCTCTCCCTGATCGACGTCTCGTCGGAGGACGACCTCCTTACGTCCCCCCATTGCGGTGATCCCAACGATCAGAGCTCTTCAG ATGGATCAATGTGTTTGTTCTTGACGTTTGATTGCTTTAGAATCGTAAGGAATGCATCTTGCGTGCTCGAATTTCCGTTCACAGCTGTCTTAG GTGAGAGTCAAGTTAAAACATTCAAGCAGATGGAACAAGCAATCCAGGAGGCAGAGCTAAAACAATTAAAATCTGGCAAACTCCGCTTACGGAAAAGTTTAGATTGGGATAGAGACTTTTTTACAAGTGAAG GAGTTCTGAATCATGAAGAACTGGCCACTTTAAACAGCACATTCAAGAAGACTGAAGCATATTCACTTCCTACAATTCTGGAAGATGCAAGGAGAAAAGCAGAGTCAAACTCAACTTTAGATAATGATAGCTGGGCTCTGGAAAATCTTGAAGTAGATTTGTTCGAAAATGTAGGAGCTTGCAAACAGAAGGCTCTTGTTAACGGTGAAAAGGCATTGAGCTTGCTACATTCCAGCAAGAAAAACAATCCAGTGAAGGAAGATGAACAGCCCCATGGAT CATCAGTGAAATTTGAACCATTTTCTCACATTAAG AACAAGTCTCACATGCCATCGGAAAGACAAGGTGTTAACCGCCATCTCCATAAGCATAATTCTGGAGGGGCCACTGTTGTTACAAATGTG GCTGCTGATAGAACTACTCGTTCAAAGGCTCTGTCAAAGCCAACAAGAGTTTTGTCTGGGGCAACTATGCCATCAATGCCAGCAAAGACGAGATTTTTTCCTGAAAACACCCAAATAAGAATTAGTAATACGAAAGATAAACCag GCAATGTGTTAATGCATAAATCTAGTATCGtctcaaaaaaaataaatgaaggcCCTTCCAGTGGCAATTCTAAGTCCTTCCAATCATCAAAATCTACTTTGAAGTTGGTCAGCAATTCATCCGACAAAGAAAAATCTCCTTTGAAGATGACAGGGATGACAAGCACATCTAGAACTATCAGTTGCCCTTCTTCATCTGGATCAATCACTAAGAAGGCATCTACCAGGACAGGCGGAATAACTATCCGCAGAAATGCAAGTGATCCTGCAATATTCCCAAACTCTGCTGTCAACTTATCTTCAAGTACTTCTCCAAGTAGTTCCTTTGACAGTGTTGCTGCAGGATCATCATCGCCAACCCTTTTTGCTACTGAAGTCAGTTCATCATCCCCATTGTTGGAAGGCACTGATAATGACAAAGTTTGCTCACCAAGTCTTAAATCATGTCAAAATTTCAAATATGGTGGAAACCAACTATGCAGACTGCGTAGTACTGGAAGTTCTTCGTATGATGAACTAACATCTGAAGCATCAAGAAGGAATCATCCAAGAAGCTTCACTAATAAGAGCTCCGAAGCAAAATGCTATGGATCTTCAGCA AAGAAAACACTAACCTCACAGACTTGCAACAAGCAGCCCAATTTCCCGAAAGCTACCATTGGAACCTCTAAGACTGATTCAGTGAACAAAGGAAAACCCAGTAAGATACAAGATACCACACTTGCTACTCAGAACAAGACCATCACTTCTGATTCTCGGCAAACTCAATCTACTGCTCGTAAGTACAGAATCCTGATCTCTTAA
- the LOC135673266 gene encoding A-agglutinin anchorage subunit-like isoform X3: MEQAIQEAELKQLKSGKLRLRKSLDWDRDFFTSEGVLNHEELATLNSTFKKTEAYSLPTILEDARRKAESNSTLDNDSWALENLEVDLFENVGACKQKALVNGEKALSLLHSSKKNNPVKEDEQPHGSSVKFEPFSHIKNKSHMPSERQGVNRHLHKHNSGGATVVTNVAADRTTRSKALSKPTRVLSGATMPSMPAKTRFFPENTQIRISNTKDKPGNVLMHKSSIVSKKINEGPSSGNSKSFQSSKSTLKLVSNSSDKEKSPLKMTGMTSTSRTISCPSSSGSITKKASTRTGGITIRRNASDPAIFPNSAVNLSSSTSPSSSFDSVAAGSSSPTLFATEVSSSSPLLEGTDNDKVCSPSLKSCQNFKYGGNQLCRLRSTGSSSYDELTSEASRRNHPRSFTNKSSEAKCYGSSAKKTLTSQTCNKQPNFPKATIGTSKTDSVNKGKPSKIQDTTLATQNKTITSDSRQTQSTARKYRILIS, encoded by the exons ATGGAACAAGCAATCCAGGAGGCAGAGCTAAAACAATTAAAATCTGGCAAACTCCGCTTACGGAAAAGTTTAGATTGGGATAGAGACTTTTTTACAAGTGAAG GAGTTCTGAATCATGAAGAACTGGCCACTTTAAACAGCACATTCAAGAAGACTGAAGCATATTCACTTCCTACAATTCTGGAAGATGCAAGGAGAAAAGCAGAGTCAAACTCAACTTTAGATAATGATAGCTGGGCTCTGGAAAATCTTGAAGTAGATTTGTTCGAAAATGTAGGAGCTTGCAAACAGAAGGCTCTTGTTAACGGTGAAAAGGCATTGAGCTTGCTACATTCCAGCAAGAAAAACAATCCAGTGAAGGAAGATGAACAGCCCCATGGAT CATCAGTGAAATTTGAACCATTTTCTCACATTAAG AACAAGTCTCACATGCCATCGGAAAGACAAGGTGTTAACCGCCATCTCCATAAGCATAATTCTGGAGGGGCCACTGTTGTTACAAATGTG GCTGCTGATAGAACTACTCGTTCAAAGGCTCTGTCAAAGCCAACAAGAGTTTTGTCTGGGGCAACTATGCCATCAATGCCAGCAAAGACGAGATTTTTTCCTGAAAACACCCAAATAAGAATTAGTAATACGAAAGATAAACCag GCAATGTGTTAATGCATAAATCTAGTATCGtctcaaaaaaaataaatgaaggcCCTTCCAGTGGCAATTCTAAGTCCTTCCAATCATCAAAATCTACTTTGAAGTTGGTCAGCAATTCATCCGACAAAGAAAAATCTCCTTTGAAGATGACAGGGATGACAAGCACATCTAGAACTATCAGTTGCCCTTCTTCATCTGGATCAATCACTAAGAAGGCATCTACCAGGACAGGCGGAATAACTATCCGCAGAAATGCAAGTGATCCTGCAATATTCCCAAACTCTGCTGTCAACTTATCTTCAAGTACTTCTCCAAGTAGTTCCTTTGACAGTGTTGCTGCAGGATCATCATCGCCAACCCTTTTTGCTACTGAAGTCAGTTCATCATCCCCATTGTTGGAAGGCACTGATAATGACAAAGTTTGCTCACCAAGTCTTAAATCATGTCAAAATTTCAAATATGGTGGAAACCAACTATGCAGACTGCGTAGTACTGGAAGTTCTTCGTATGATGAACTAACATCTGAAGCATCAAGAAGGAATCATCCAAGAAGCTTCACTAATAAGAGCTCCGAAGCAAAATGCTATGGATCTTCAGCA AAGAAAACACTAACCTCACAGACTTGCAACAAGCAGCCCAATTTCCCGAAAGCTACCATTGGAACCTCTAAGACTGATTCAGTGAACAAAGGAAAACCCAGTAAGATACAAGATACCACACTTGCTACTCAGAACAAGACCATCACTTCTGATTCTCGGCAAACTCAATCTACTGCTCGTAAGTACAGAATCCTGATCTCTTAA
- the LOC135673267 gene encoding uncharacterized protein LOC135673267: protein MAKEFSVPPVVFPSSAGNPNVPQQRRAPGAAPFQPPRPSNPGPANPSLPFMSFDVGSAPASSSFSAPVFAPAAGEGFSVSGSFDDEPPLLEELGINTRQIWRKTISILNPFRVNPDLHEDADLSGPFLFLMAFGLFQLLAGKFHFGIILGWVTVAAFFLYIVFNMLAGRNGNLDLYRCLSLIGYCMLPMVIFSALSLFVPHGGVVIFLMAAVFVLWSARVCTALLVELASCGDEHRGLIAYACWLVYMLFSLLILF, encoded by the coding sequence ATGGCCAAAGAGTTCTCCGTTCCGCCGGTGGTTTTCCCCTCCTCCGCCGGGAACCCTAACGTCCCCCAGCAGCGCCGTGCGCCTGGGGCGGCGCCTTTCCAGCCGCCGCGGCCCTCGAACCCGGGCCCCGCCAACCCGAGCCTCCCCTTCATGTCCTTCGACGTCGGATCCGCCCCGGCCTCGTCCTCCTTCTCAGCCCCCGTATTTGCTCCCGCCGCCGGCGAGGGCTTCTCCGTCTCCGGCTCTTTCGATGACGAGCCGCCCCTCCTTGAGGAGCTGGGCATCAATACCCGACAGATCTGGCGCAAGACCATCTCGATCTTGAATCCCTTCCGCGTGAACCCTGATCTCCACGAGGACGCCGACCTCTCCGGCCCCTTCCTCTTCCTCATGGCATTCGGGCTCTTCCAGCTTCTGGCCGGAAAGTTCCACTTCGGTATCATCTTGGGTTGGGTTACCGTCGCGGCATTCTTTCTCTACATCGTCTTCAATATGCTCGCGGGGCGGAACGGGAACTTGGATTTGTACCGGTGCTTGAGCCTGATTGGATACTGTATGCTGCCGATGGTGATCTTCTCGGCGCTGTCGCTCTTTGTGCCCCATGGTGGCGTTGTGATCTTTCTGATGGCAGCGGTATTCGTGTTGTGGTCGGCGAGAGTGTGCACGGCGCTTCTGGTGGAATTGGCATCCTGCGGGGATGAGCACCGTGGTCTCATAGCCTACGCTTGCTGGCTCGTTTACATGCTCTTTTCTCTGCTAATTTTGTTCTAA
- the LOC135673268 gene encoding xylan O-acetyltransferase 1-like, which translates to MHPRRKASIVASETLGMKHSSFSTGRKNGKYTVFVVILFSVFLLFSFTYNEDVKSSAEHPFGGEGKSADLSREEFPVAEPIEMENHQATRSMETATGNEAEKETTTVVLPQEDDVPVVDVADAHGEPAKPERQRVVLDVPESCDLFTGRWVHDDVSYPVYKEPECQFLTEQVTCMRNGRRDDSYQKWRWQPRDCSLPRFDARLMLERLRGKRLMFVGDSLNRNQWESMVCLVQSVVPREKKTLTKNGSLNVFRIEEYNATVEFYWAPFLVESNSDDPTVHSILNRIIMPKSIGKHGRNWKNVDYLVFNTYIWWLNTPTMKVLRGSFGKGSTEYDEIDRPVAYRRVLSTWANWVQKNVDPNRTTVFFMSMSPNHIKSTDWDDPDGIKCALETQPVANLSHPLHVGTDWRLFAVAEEVISSSMRRVPASFVKITAMSEYRKDAHTSVHTLRQGKLLTAEQQADPATYADCIHWCLPGLPDTWNEFLFARIASSPWRDH; encoded by the exons ATGCATCCTCGCCGGAAAGCATCGATTGTTGCGTCGGAGACGCTCGGCATGAAGCACTCGTCCTTCAGCACCGGCCGGAAGAACGGCAAGTACACCGTCTTCGTCGTGATCTTGTTCTCGGTGTTCCTCTTATTCTCGTTCACGTACAACGAGGACGTCAAATCGAGCGCTGAGCACCCTTTCGGCGGTGAAGGCAAGTCTGCAGATTTAAGTCGGGAAGAGTTCCCCGTGGCTGAGCCGATCGAGATGGAAAACCACCAGGCTACGAGAAGCATGGAGACCGCCACAGGCAACGAAGCTGAAAAGGAGACGACAACGGTGGTGTTGCCGCAGGAGGACGACGTGCCAGTGGTCGACGTGGCAGATGCTCACGGAGAGCCAGCGAAGCCCGAGCGGCAACGGGTAGTCCTCGACGTGCCGGAGAGCTGCGACCTGTTCACCGGCCGATGGGTCCACGACGACGTGAGCTACCCGGTGTACAAGGAGCCGGAGTGCCAGTTCCTGACGGAGCAGGTGACGTGCATGAGGAACGGCCGGCGGGACGACAGCTACCAGAAGTGGCGGTGGCAGCCCCGGGACTGCTCTTTGCCTCG ATTCGACGCGAGGCTTATGCTGGAGCGGCTGAGGGGGAAGCGTCTCATGTTCGTGGGGGACTCATTGAACCGGAACCAGTGGGAGTCGATGGTGTGCCTCGTCCAATCCGTCGTCCCGCGGGAGAAGAAGACCCTCACCAAGAACGGCTCGCTCAACGTGTTCCGGATCGAG GAATACAACGCCACGGTGGAGTTCTACTGGGCGCCGTTCCTGGTGGAGTCCAACTCCGACGACCCCACCGTGCACAGCATCCTCAACCGCATCATCATGCCCAAATCCATCGGGAAGCACGGCCGGAACTGGAAGAACGTGGATTACCTCGTCTTCAACACCTACATCTGGTGGCTGAACACCCCGACCATGAAAGTCCT GCGAGGATCGTTCGGTAAAGGATCGACGGAGTACGACGAGATCGATCGACCGGTGGCATACAGGCGAGTGTTGAGTACGTGGGCGAATTGGGTGCAGAAGAACGTGGATCCCAACCGGACGACGGTGTTCTTCATGAGCATGTCCCCCAACCACATCAA GAGCACGGACTGGGACGACCCGGACGGGATCAAGTGCGCGCTCGAGACGCAGCCGGTGGCGAACCTCTCCCACCCGCTCCACGTCGGCACCGACTGGCGGCTGTTCGCGGTGGCGGAGGAGGTCATCAGCAGCAGCATGAGGAGGGTGCCGGCGTCGTTCGTCAAGATCACGGCGATGTCGGAGTACCGCAAGGACGCCCACACCTCCGTGCACACCCTCCGGCAAGGCAAGCTGCTGACGGCGGAGCAGCAGGCCGACCCCGCCACCTACGCCGACTGCATCCACTGGTGCTTGCCGGGGCTCCCCGACACCTGGAACGAGTTCCTCTTCGCCCGCATAGCGTCCAGCCCATGGCGTGATCACTGA